One segment of Candidatus Neomarinimicrobiota bacterium DNA contains the following:
- a CDS encoding nickel-binding protein: protein MPYFMDIHEITEGVTDDDLAEAHLKDIAFQEQFGVKSITYWRNEEMGHSNCLLEAPSVEQANALHQASHGLAASDVIEVDKAVVEAFMGRIDQTPAALDPATTDPGSALRIIFFTDMVGSTAMTQKLGDDAALNILENHDTTVRSALQKHGGREVKHTGDGIMASFASVTGSVHGAIEVQRSLNDHNQANPDQALHVRIGLCAGEPVEKDKDLFGASVQLAARICDYAQAGEIRVTRTVQELCLGKGFRFDNPQAVTLKGFEEPIKIATVMWR from the coding sequence ATGCCGTATTTCATGGATATACATGAAATTACAGAGGGGGTCACAGATGATGATCTGGCTGAGGCCCATCTCAAAGATATTGCCTTTCAGGAGCAGTTTGGAGTGAAGAGTATCACGTATTGGCGTAATGAAGAGATGGGGCATTCCAATTGTCTGCTTGAAGCACCCAGCGTTGAGCAAGCCAATGCGCTGCATCAAGCTTCGCACGGACTCGCAGCTTCGGATGTAATTGAGGTGGACAAAGCGGTTGTCGAAGCCTTTATGGGGCGCATTGATCAGACCCCAGCAGCACTGGATCCTGCGACCACTGATCCCGGGTCAGCGCTGCGAATCATATTTTTCACGGATATGGTTGGCTCCACCGCCATGACCCAGAAATTGGGTGATGATGCGGCGTTGAATATTCTGGAAAACCATGATACCACCGTTCGATCGGCACTGCAAAAGCACGGAGGACGCGAGGTGAAGCACACGGGAGATGGTATTATGGCATCATTTGCATCGGTGACGGGGTCGGTCCACGGTGCTATCGAGGTTCAGCGCTCACTCAATGACCATAACCAAGCCAACCCTGATCAAGCACTGCACGTGCGAATTGGCCTATGCGCAGGCGAACCGGTGGAAAAAGACAAGGACCTCTTTGGGGCGTCTGTACAACTAGCGGCCCGTATCTGTGACTATGCACAAGCCGGAGAGATTAGGGTCACCCGCACGGTTCAGGAGCTGTGCTTGGGCAAGGGTTTCCGTTTTGATAATCCCCAAGCGGTGACGCTTAAAGGCTTTGAAGAGCCCATCAAAATCGCCACTGTCATGTGGCGATAG
- a CDS encoding GIY-YIG nuclease family protein: MYFTYVLYSRSFDRLYIGQTDDLRYRVEKHNREEVTATKAYVPWELIYYEEFSSRSEAMRREGELKSHQGRDFIRRNLLNG, from the coding sequence TTGTATTTCACGTATGTTCTGTACTCAAGATCTTTTGATCGATTATACATAGGTCAGACTGACGATCTTCGTTATCGTGTGGAGAAACACAATCGGGAGGAGGTAACAGCCACGAAGGCTTACGTTCCTTGGGAGTTGATTTATTATGAAGAGTTCAGCAGTCGGTCGGAAGCAATGCGGAGAGAGGGGGAACTAAAATCTCACCAAGGAAGGGATTTCATTCGAAGGAATCTACTTAATGGGTAG
- a CDS encoding protein kinase — translation MIGKTISHYKIIEKLGEGGMGVVYKAEDLKLDRYVALKFLPAHLSSSEEDKQRFIHEAKAASALEHPNIMTIYEIDEVEEQTFIAMEYVEGETLKDKVEKGPLKTKELLNCAIAVADGLNAAHETDIVHRDIKSENIMISKTGLVKIMDFGLAKRKGVTRVTKEGSTLGTLAYMSPEQAEGLEVDRRSDLYSFGVVMYEMATGQLPFKAEHDAAILYAIVNEAPLPVSTLNPNVPKKLEEFIHKALEKEVEDRYQHADDLAADLKKLKKDIESGRTAITKAHIPTTKESKRNPFYVYAGLAVLVALAVLIGIYFFPEQREPIDSIAVLPLKNISGDPEQEYFAEGMTEALITELSKIKALKVISRTSAMRYKDTDKSLPEIARELKVGALVDGSVLLAGEQIRITAQLIDAAEDRHLWAEDYERDFRDILSLQKEVARAIAREIAVEVTPQDEARLGQAQAVDPEAFKLYLRGLHFRYMDSWQRAVEFFEQSIAKDPDFAPAYAWLANSYAVLMAESKGKKAVAKALELDETLPEAHIALGLVREFNFNDWDWEGAEQAFQRAIELNPGSSAAHLEYGLLLARIGRLEEGLAEVKRGVELDPLSAWAHQCVALVYQYNRQYDQAIESYRMALEIQPNYALAQWRLGVAYAAAYVTKGMYNEAIVEYKKLLELGSSTFFLGHLGSVYAKSGRREEALKVLDELTEERRKGGIGLEPFIAWIYSGLDERDQALTWLELAYEERAGNLLHIKVEPIYDPLRSDPRFQALLKKMGLEK, via the coding sequence ATGATCGGTAAAACAATATCCCACTACAAAATCATTGAAAAACTCGGTGAAGGTGGGATGGGTGTTGTTTACAAAGCCGAGGACCTTAAGCTCGACCGCTATGTTGCACTCAAGTTTCTTCCCGCACACCTGAGCAGCAGCGAAGAGGATAAGCAACGCTTCATCCATGAGGCGAAAGCCGCTTCTGCCCTGGAACACCCCAATATCATGACTATCTATGAGATTGACGAAGTGGAGGAACAGACCTTCATCGCAATGGAATATGTGGAAGGTGAAACGCTTAAAGACAAAGTTGAAAAGGGACCACTGAAAACCAAGGAGCTTTTGAACTGTGCCATTGCTGTTGCGGATGGACTCAATGCAGCCCACGAGACTGATATTGTTCACAGGGATATCAAGTCCGAAAACATCATGATTTCCAAAACAGGACTTGTGAAGATCATGGACTTTGGCCTGGCGAAGCGGAAAGGAGTGACAAGGGTTACTAAGGAGGGAAGCACCCTGGGTACTTTGGCGTATATGTCACCGGAGCAGGCAGAAGGATTAGAGGTGGATCGCCGGAGTGATCTCTATTCTTTTGGTGTAGTGATGTATGAGATGGCGACTGGACAACTACCATTCAAAGCAGAGCACGACGCCGCTATTCTTTACGCCATTGTGAATGAGGCTCCACTGCCAGTCAGCACTCTGAATCCCAATGTTCCCAAAAAACTTGAAGAGTTCATTCATAAAGCTTTGGAGAAGGAGGTTGAGGACCGTTACCAGCACGCAGATGATCTGGCTGCGGATTTGAAGAAGTTGAAGAAAGATATTGAATCAGGACGGACGGCTATCACCAAAGCTCACATACCAACTACAAAAGAGTCAAAGAGAAATCCATTTTATGTTTATGCTGGACTTGCTGTGTTGGTGGCATTGGCTGTTCTGATTGGAATCTATTTCTTTCCCGAACAGAGAGAGCCCATAGATTCGATTGCTGTTCTGCCTTTAAAGAACATTTCCGGTGACCCGGAGCAGGAATACTTTGCCGAGGGCATGACCGAGGCGTTGATTACTGAATTGTCCAAGATTAAGGCATTGAAGGTGATTTCGCGAACATCAGCCATGCGCTACAAGGACACGGACAAGTCGCTGCCAGAGATAGCAAGGGAGCTGAAAGTAGGTGCGTTGGTAGACGGCTCAGTGCTCCTTGCAGGGGAACAGATTCGGATCACGGCACAGTTGATTGACGCGGCAGAGGACCGGCATTTGTGGGCTGAGGATTACGAGCGTGACTTTCGTGATATTTTGTCATTACAGAAAGAAGTGGCACGGGCCATTGCACGGGAGATCGCAGTGGAGGTGACACCGCAGGACGAGGCACGTCTGGGACAAGCACAAGCGGTGGATCCGGAGGCATTCAAGCTCTATCTCAGGGGCCTACACTTCCGATACATGGATAGTTGGCAGCGAGCGGTTGAGTTTTTCGAGCAATCGATTGCAAAGGACCCGGACTTCGCACCCGCATATGCCTGGTTGGCAAATTCGTACGCTGTGTTAATGGCTGAGTCCAAGGGGAAGAAGGCCGTGGCGAAGGCGCTGGAATTGGACGAGACACTTCCTGAAGCGCACATCGCATTGGGCCTGGTGCGAGAGTTTAACTTTAACGATTGGGACTGGGAAGGAGCAGAGCAAGCATTCCAACGTGCAATTGAATTGAACCCTGGCAGTAGTGCTGCGCACTTAGAGTATGGTTTGTTGTTAGCACGGATAGGGAGGTTAGAGGAGGGATTAGCCGAGGTAAAACGTGGAGTGGAACTAGATCCTCTCTCGGCTTGGGCCCACCAATGTGTTGCGCTCGTCTATCAGTACAATCGCCAATATGATCAAGCGATAGAATCGTACCGGATGGCGCTTGAGATACAGCCAAACTATGCCCTTGCACAATGGCGACTTGGAGTGGCTTATGCGGCGGCTTATGTTACCAAAGGTATGTATAACGAAGCTATTGTAGAGTACAAAAAGTTGTTAGAATTGGGAAGTAGCACGTTTTTCTTAGGACACCTCGGATCGGTCTATGCTAAGTCTGGTAGGCGGGAGGAGGCGTTGAAAGTGCTAGACGAATTGACGGAGGAAAGGAGAAAAGGAGGGATAGGTTTAGAACCTTTCATAGCATGGATCTATAGTGGACTTGACGAGAGGGATCAGGCATTGACATGGTTGGAGCTAGCCTATGAGGAGAGAGCAGGCAATTTACTACACATCAAAGTAGAACCCATCTACGACCCCCTGCGCTCCGACCCGCGCTTCCAGGCCCTGTTGAAGAAGATGGGATTAGAAAAATGA
- a CDS encoding HIT domain-containing protein — TLIHFPSTLIHFPSSITHQPSSMKTLWAPWRIEYVRSPEHEGCIFCEKPKKGDDRDMLILYRGEHSFVIMNLYPYNNAHLMFAPYEHQSDPTQLSTDTKMEIMTLLDHAMEIVRKKLRAEGFNFGLNVGKAAGAGIEEHVHYHLVPRWVGDTNFMPVIGHTKTVVEGLKETYDSLKPEFDKISPSDL; from the coding sequence CAACCCTCATCCATTTTCCCTCAACCCTCATCCATTTTCCCTCATCCATCACCCATCAACCGTCTTCCATGAAAACCCTCTGGGCTCCCTGGAGAATTGAATATGTCAGGTCCCCCGAACACGAGGGGTGCATATTCTGTGAAAAACCCAAAAAAGGCGATGATCGGGATATGCTGATTCTTTACCGCGGTGAACATTCTTTTGTCATAATGAATCTGTATCCCTATAACAACGCCCATCTGATGTTTGCTCCCTACGAACATCAGAGTGATCCCACCCAACTTTCCACAGACACGAAGATGGAGATTATGACTCTTCTGGACCACGCCATGGAAATAGTCCGGAAAAAGCTGAGAGCCGAAGGATTTAACTTTGGTCTCAACGTCGGGAAGGCGGCCGGTGCGGGAATCGAAGAGCATGTGCACTATCACCTGGTGCCCAGATGGGTAGGGGACACAAATTTTATGCCGGTAATTGGACATACGAAAACGGTTGTAGAGGGTCTCAAAGAGACCTATGATTCACTCAAACCTGAGTTTGATAAAATATCACCAAGTGATCTGTAA
- a CDS encoding sodium/solute symporter (Members of the Solute:Sodium Symporter (SSS), TC 2.A.21 as described in tcdb.org, catalyze solute:Na+ symport. Known solutes for members of the family include sugars, amino acids, nucleosides, inositols, vitamins, urea or anions, depending on the system.), giving the protein MLGETVGTGLDQIVIIVYFAGILLFGSYFGRYAKTTSDFFFGGRRFAWWLITVSIVATGVGSHSFIKYSSKAFEYGFSSTMTYMNDWFFMPFFMFGWLPIIYYTRVGSIPEYFERRFNRTARGLATLMILLYMIGYISIGFLTLATALYQILGIPLMWTVVVIAVLTAVYMHFGGQTSVIFTDLLQGFILLFAGLFLFFLGLNYLGGFDVFWDALSPQAKLPLADFNRPPDFNFVGIFWQDGFAGSVGFLFLNQGLIMRFMAARSVNEGRKAAAINVLFVLPVSAIVVSNAGWIGRAIVNVFPGTIDPNLDPNDIFVEVTNLVARPGVFGFLIAALSAALMSTVDTLVNASAAVFVNDIYRPIVKKERSDHHFLEVARWVSVGVTALGVLLVPVFNSFETIYEAHGWFHSTFTPPLVVAVFLGVFWKRFTSAAVIATFTAGAGLMILGQLFPQLVTPFAHGIAMQAGKPYIYIGALYNIFVCTLVGVVVSLVTGSKPSKNIKGLTIFDIQGAREIFKGGKPNDREGEKVMVNWREADGADDTVGLSRTDLDTMAAEPGDLVYLCDRRKWLGGLKSLHSVMGEPHDEPGIVYMTNQQVKRGLFVKGKVLVVEKEM; this is encoded by the coding sequence ATGCTGGGCGAAACGGTAGGAACCGGACTGGATCAGATCGTCATCATTGTCTACTTCGCCGGCATCCTTCTGTTCGGCAGTTATTTTGGCCGCTACGCGAAGACAACTTCTGATTTCTTCTTCGGTGGAAGACGTTTTGCATGGTGGCTCATTACCGTATCCATCGTGGCCACCGGAGTGGGATCTCACAGTTTTATCAAGTACTCTTCGAAAGCATTCGAATACGGGTTTTCGTCAACCATGACGTACATGAATGACTGGTTCTTTATGCCCTTTTTCATGTTCGGATGGTTGCCAATCATTTACTATACCCGGGTCGGTTCCATTCCCGAATACTTTGAACGGAGGTTCAATAGGACCGCCCGCGGGCTGGCAACTCTTATGATCCTCCTGTACATGATCGGCTACATTTCCATCGGTTTCCTCACCCTGGCGACTGCCTTGTACCAAATTCTGGGAATCCCACTCATGTGGACTGTGGTGGTGATCGCCGTTCTGACGGCCGTCTATATGCATTTTGGCGGGCAGACGTCCGTCATATTCACCGACCTGCTGCAGGGATTCATTCTGTTGTTTGCAGGTCTATTCCTGTTCTTTCTCGGTCTCAACTACCTGGGAGGATTCGACGTTTTTTGGGATGCACTGTCGCCCCAGGCCAAATTGCCTCTGGCTGACTTCAATCGCCCTCCCGACTTCAATTTTGTGGGTATCTTCTGGCAGGATGGTTTTGCGGGCAGTGTGGGATTCTTGTTTTTGAACCAGGGCTTGATTATGAGATTCATGGCTGCCAGGAGCGTGAATGAAGGTCGTAAAGCCGCCGCTATCAATGTCCTATTTGTTCTGCCTGTCTCGGCTATCGTAGTGTCCAACGCGGGCTGGATTGGCCGCGCCATCGTGAATGTCTTCCCCGGAACAATTGATCCCAATCTGGATCCCAACGACATCTTCGTGGAGGTGACGAATCTGGTAGCCCGTCCCGGTGTTTTTGGGTTCCTTATTGCAGCTTTGAGCGCCGCACTGATGTCAACGGTGGATACGCTGGTGAATGCATCGGCCGCCGTTTTTGTGAACGATATCTATCGGCCTATTGTTAAGAAGGAACGTAGTGACCACCATTTCCTCGAGGTGGCTCGCTGGGTATCTGTCGGTGTCACTGCCCTCGGCGTCCTTCTCGTTCCTGTCTTCAATTCATTTGAGACAATCTACGAAGCGCATGGATGGTTCCATTCCACCTTTACCCCTCCCCTGGTCGTGGCAGTCTTTCTTGGTGTTTTCTGGAAACGGTTTACATCAGCAGCTGTTATTGCGACATTCACGGCCGGTGCGGGACTCATGATTCTCGGGCAGCTTTTCCCTCAATTGGTGACTCCGTTTGCTCACGGCATCGCCATGCAAGCCGGTAAGCCATACATCTATATAGGCGCCCTCTATAATATCTTTGTTTGTACCCTGGTAGGAGTGGTGGTGAGCCTGGTCACTGGCTCCAAGCCGTCAAAAAACATTAAAGGTCTCACCATTTTTGACATTCAGGGGGCCCGAGAAATCTTCAAAGGGGGAAAACCCAACGATAGGGAAGGCGAGAAAGTGATGGTGAACTGGAGGGAGGCGGATGGAGCTGATGATACAGTAGGGCTTTCCAGAACCGACCTTGATACCATGGCCGCTGAGCCGGGGGACCTAGTCTATTTATGTGACAGAAGGAAGTGGCTGGGGGGGTTAAAGTCACTGCATTCCGTGATGGGTGAGCCCCATGATGAACCGGGCATTGTGTATATGACAAACCAGCAAGTCAAGCGTGGACTTTTTGTCAAGGGGAAGGTATTGGTGGTGGAGAAGGAGATGTAA